The following proteins are co-located in the Micromonospora viridifaciens genome:
- a CDS encoding GTP cyclohydrolase II, with protein MDETLPMATVRTQVTVPLRFPDGYVTTARVHSFHGLVDGREHLAFAFGERAAAGAGQAPDAPPPLVRPHSECLTGDVFGSQRCDCGPQLREAVERIAEAGGYLLYLRQEGRGIGLYAKLDAYALQDGGLDTYEANVALGRGADERDYTVAAQMLAALGVTRVALLSNNPDKADQLDRLGVTVVDRVPTGVHLFPANADYLAAKVARADHALHLPFVS; from the coding sequence ATGGACGAAACGCTGCCCATGGCGACGGTCCGGACCCAGGTCACGGTCCCGCTGCGATTCCCCGACGGGTATGTCACCACCGCCCGGGTCCACTCCTTTCACGGCCTGGTCGACGGCCGGGAGCACCTCGCGTTCGCGTTCGGCGAGCGGGCCGCCGCCGGGGCCGGGCAGGCGCCGGACGCGCCCCCGCCGCTGGTCCGCCCGCACAGCGAGTGCCTCACCGGGGACGTGTTCGGCAGCCAGCGCTGCGACTGCGGGCCGCAGCTGCGGGAGGCGGTCGAGCGGATCGCCGAGGCCGGCGGATACCTGCTCTACCTGCGCCAGGAGGGCCGGGGCATCGGCCTGTACGCCAAGCTCGACGCGTACGCCCTCCAGGACGGCGGCCTGGACACGTACGAGGCGAACGTGGCGCTGGGCCGGGGCGCCGACGAGCGCGACTACACGGTGGCGGCGCAGATGCTCGCCGCGCTGGGCGTGACCCGGGTGGCCCTGCTCAGCAACAACCCGGACAAGGCCGACCAGCTCGACCGGCTGGGCGTGACCGTGGTCGACCGGGTGCCGACCGGCGTGCACCTGTTCCCGGCGAACGCCGACTACCTGGCGGCCAAGGTGGCCCGGGCCGACCACGCCCTCCACCTTCCGTTCGTGTCGTGA
- a CDS encoding RibD family protein: MTARPYVLLSCAMSIDGYIDDASTERLLLSNDADLDRIDAVRAACDAILVGAATVRRDDPRLLVRSARRQAERVARGLPPSPAKVTVTGSGHLDPAARFFTLGDGAKLVYCPSGVAEKTREQVGGVATVVDAGEPVTPEAVLADLAARGVRRLMVEGGGRVHCQFLTAGLADELHLVVAPFFVGDGRAPRFVGDGRFPWHPGRRARVVEVRQIGDVVLTRYALSDRCDGR, translated from the coding sequence GTGACCGCCCGGCCGTACGTGCTGCTGAGCTGCGCGATGTCGATCGACGGTTACATCGACGACGCCTCCACCGAGCGGCTGCTGCTCTCCAACGACGCCGACCTCGACCGGATCGACGCGGTCCGGGCCGCCTGCGACGCGATCCTGGTCGGCGCGGCCACGGTCCGCCGGGACGATCCCCGGCTGCTGGTGCGCTCAGCGCGGCGGCAGGCCGAGCGGGTGGCGCGCGGGCTACCCCCGTCGCCGGCGAAGGTCACCGTCACCGGCAGCGGCCACCTCGACCCGGCCGCCCGGTTCTTCACCCTCGGCGACGGGGCGAAGCTGGTCTACTGCCCGAGCGGCGTGGCGGAGAAGACCCGGGAGCAGGTGGGCGGGGTGGCGACCGTGGTCGACGCGGGCGAACCCGTCACCCCCGAGGCGGTGCTCGCCGATCTCGCCGCCCGGGGCGTACGCCGGCTGATGGTGGAGGGCGGCGGCCGGGTGCACTGCCAGTTCCTCACCGCCGGTCTCGCCGACGAGCTGCACCTGGTGGTCGCGCCGTTCTTCGTCGGCGACGGGCGGGCGCCCCGCTTCGTCGGGGACGGCCGTTTCCCCTGGCATCCGGGCCGCCGCGCCCGCGTCGTCGAGGTACGCCAGATCGGCGACGTGGTGCTCACCCGGTACGCCCTCTCCGACCGCTGCGACGGTCGCTGA
- a CDS encoding amino acid ABC transporter ATP-binding protein, producing MSVSTTTNTATSVSLAVRDVHLAFGANQVLRGADLDVARGGTACVIGPSGSGKSTLLRTINRLIEPDRGDVLLDGRSVLGDDPDALRQRIGMVFQQFNLFPHMTVLRNITLALRKLKKLAEDEAVQVAREQLALVGLAAKADARPAHLSGGQQQRVAIARALALRPQVMLFDEATSALDPELVKGVLGVMADLSGAGMTMVVVTHEMGFAREVADTVAFMDRGVVLEGGEPAAVFEAPEHPRLRRFLSQVL from the coding sequence ATGAGCGTGAGCACCACCACGAACACGGCCACCTCGGTCAGCCTGGCCGTCCGCGACGTGCACCTCGCCTTCGGCGCCAACCAGGTGCTGCGCGGCGCGGACCTGGACGTGGCCCGGGGCGGCACCGCCTGTGTGATCGGCCCGTCCGGGTCCGGCAAGTCCACCCTGCTGCGCACCATCAACCGGCTGATCGAGCCGGACCGCGGCGACGTGCTGCTCGACGGCCGCAGCGTGCTGGGCGACGACCCCGACGCGCTGCGGCAGCGGATCGGCATGGTCTTCCAGCAGTTCAACCTGTTCCCGCACATGACCGTGCTGCGCAACATCACCCTCGCCCTGCGGAAGCTGAAGAAGCTCGCCGAGGACGAGGCGGTGCAGGTGGCCCGCGAACAGCTGGCGCTGGTCGGGCTGGCTGCCAAGGCCGACGCCCGGCCGGCGCACCTCTCCGGTGGGCAGCAGCAGCGGGTGGCCATCGCCCGCGCGCTGGCCCTGCGGCCGCAGGTGATGCTCTTCGACGAGGCCACCTCGGCGCTCGACCCGGAGCTGGTCAAGGGCGTGCTCGGGGTGATGGCCGACCTCTCCGGCGCCGGCATGACCATGGTGGTGGTGACCCACGAGATGGGCTTCGCCCGCGAGGTCGCCGACACGGTGGCCTTCATGGACCGCGGCGTCGTCCTGGAGGGCGGTGAGCCGGCGGCGGTCTTCGAGGCGCCGGAGCACCCGCGGCTGCGCCGGTTCCTGTCCCAGGTGCTCTGA
- a CDS encoding amino acid ABC transporter permease — translation MDPLRTLWETFFDWDAMREALPEMLTVGLPNTLILAVSAALLGSVLGMLLAVAGISRTRWLRWPARVYTDVFRGLPAAATILLIGVGLAPLGMQVWGPNPYPLGVLALSLIAAAYIGEIFRSGIQSVEAAQLEGARALGFSWGEAMRLVIIPQGVRRVLPAWVNQLIALIKDSSLVYFLGLVASQRELFRIGQDYAATTGNESALLLAGLFYLALTVPLTHAVNWIDRRLRQGRQVAAAPDDTELDLAGETALPTTGRRDAR, via the coding sequence ATGGATCCGTTGCGCACCCTGTGGGAGACCTTCTTCGACTGGGACGCCATGCGCGAGGCGCTGCCCGAGATGCTGACCGTCGGGCTGCCCAACACGCTGATCCTGGCGGTCTCCGCCGCCCTGCTCGGCTCGGTGCTGGGCATGCTGCTGGCCGTCGCGGGCATCTCGCGTACCCGGTGGTTGCGGTGGCCGGCCCGGGTGTACACCGACGTGTTCCGCGGCCTGCCGGCGGCGGCGACCATCCTGCTGATCGGCGTGGGCCTGGCGCCGCTCGGCATGCAGGTGTGGGGGCCGAACCCGTACCCGCTCGGGGTGCTGGCGCTGTCGCTGATCGCCGCCGCCTACATCGGGGAAATCTTCCGCTCCGGGATCCAGAGCGTGGAGGCCGCCCAGCTGGAGGGAGCGCGGGCGCTCGGCTTCTCCTGGGGCGAGGCGATGCGGCTGGTGATCATTCCCCAGGGCGTACGCCGGGTGCTGCCCGCCTGGGTGAACCAGCTGATCGCCCTGATCAAGGACTCCAGCCTGGTCTACTTCCTCGGCCTGGTGGCCAGCCAGCGGGAGCTGTTCCGGATCGGCCAGGACTACGCGGCCACCACCGGCAACGAGTCGGCCCTGCTGCTGGCCGGCCTGTTCTACCTGGCGCTGACCGTGCCGCTGACCCACGCGGTCAACTGGATCGACCGGCGGCTGCGGCAGGGCCGGCAGGTCGCCGCCGCCCCCGACGACACCGAGCTGGATCTCGCCGGGGAGACCGCCCTGCCCACCACCGGACGGAGGGACGCGCGATGA
- a CDS encoding ABC transporter substrate-binding protein yields the protein MRFLSSLTRVAALGAAAVLAATSLTACGDGGSTGGTANPYGLLQPGVLRAGTLTDAPPNVYLKDGKFTGFDNDLLTAVAAKVGLKVEFVGTDFSALLAQVNNRKFDVGSSSITITEARKKTVDFGNGYDFGYFGLDVPANSSITSFDQLTGKRVVVVQGTVQDDYATGKGLDPVRVPDYNGALNQLKAGTADAWIAPAEIGDKSAADSNGKVKVAAKLLSPAPTAYAVAKGNDKLREALNKGLDEVIADGTWTRLQAQYYPGRPIPADFKPGSGTVAVPSPSAAS from the coding sequence GTGCGATTCCTTTCCAGCCTGACCCGCGTCGCCGCGCTCGGCGCCGCCGCCGTGCTCGCCGCCACCAGCCTCACCGCCTGCGGCGACGGCGGCTCCACCGGCGGGACCGCCAACCCGTACGGCCTGCTCCAGCCCGGCGTGCTCCGGGCCGGCACGCTCACCGACGCCCCGCCGAACGTGTACCTGAAGGACGGCAAGTTCACCGGCTTCGACAACGACCTGCTCACCGCGGTTGCCGCGAAGGTGGGCCTGAAGGTCGAGTTCGTGGGCACCGACTTCTCGGCCCTGCTCGCGCAGGTCAACAACCGCAAGTTCGACGTGGGCAGCTCCTCCATCACGATCACCGAGGCCCGCAAGAAGACCGTCGACTTCGGCAACGGCTACGACTTCGGCTACTTCGGGCTCGACGTGCCGGCCAACTCGTCGATCACCAGCTTCGACCAACTCACCGGCAAGCGGGTCGTGGTCGTGCAGGGCACGGTGCAGGACGACTACGCCACCGGCAAGGGGCTGGACCCGGTGCGGGTGCCGGACTACAACGGCGCGCTGAACCAGCTCAAGGCCGGCACCGCCGACGCCTGGATCGCCCCGGCCGAGATCGGCGACAAGTCCGCCGCGGACAGCAACGGCAAGGTCAAGGTGGCCGCCAAGCTGCTCAGCCCGGCCCCGACCGCGTACGCGGTCGCGAAGGGCAACGACAAGCTGCGCGAGGCGCTGAACAAGGGCCTCGACGAGGTGATCGCCGACGGCACCTGGACCCGCCTCCAGGCGCAGTACTACCCGGGCCGGCCGATCCCGGCCGACTTCAAGCCGGGCAGCGGCACGGTCGCGGTGCCGTCGCCGTCGGCCGCTTCCTGA
- a CDS encoding SWIM zinc finger family protein: MNAVQTYRYLQPSALRPAGLDLQTCGGPAANPRFFSGFLTTPAAAAAGLLAVAEVARTRYHQPVSPASLDPVVTGSRDRLRFESFSGCCGVYARMDVVPAGFDGDIVGHGTTNVDVNPPLREALARVGGIEPLHVAVGPDDLTVSTLDDAVVEKKVPLPGRWLRGFAEVHVLTAAFEPRAEIPAAEAAAFLRRLPGANDRSVLWAVPAGRTLRLTSRPTPGAVCLAGAGRLAALRGLLRHARTLRVYGPPVRAGSPAVASTWELDTGALRLSLTLSPEPYRGFSGEGAALLALAGDEVIDDAELVGALLSWDPTIDVAAFADAAGLPDDRVRAALAQLGTAGRVGYDVADGGYFHRVMPYDAGRAERDNPRLVGARALVERGAVEWADGHATVRSGEEVYRVRRLPDGAYTCSCRWWGRHQGQRGPCKHALAVSMATAPAEGPA, encoded by the coding sequence GTGAACGCCGTCCAGACGTACCGATACCTTCAGCCGTCCGCGCTGCGCCCCGCCGGTCTCGACCTCCAGACCTGCGGCGGGCCCGCCGCCAACCCGCGCTTCTTCAGCGGTTTCCTCACCACGCCGGCAGCGGCGGCCGCCGGCCTGCTCGCCGTCGCCGAGGTGGCCCGCACCCGCTACCACCAGCCGGTCAGCCCGGCGAGCCTGGACCCGGTGGTGACGGGCAGCCGGGACCGGCTGCGCTTCGAGTCCTTCTCCGGCTGTTGCGGGGTGTACGCGCGGATGGACGTCGTCCCGGCCGGATTCGACGGCGACATCGTCGGGCACGGCACGACCAACGTGGACGTGAACCCGCCGCTACGGGAGGCGCTGGCGCGGGTCGGCGGGATCGAGCCGCTGCATGTGGCCGTCGGCCCCGACGACCTGACGGTCTCCACGCTGGACGACGCGGTGGTGGAGAAGAAGGTCCCGCTGCCGGGGCGCTGGTTGCGCGGCTTCGCCGAGGTGCACGTGCTCACCGCCGCGTTCGAGCCGCGCGCCGAGATTCCCGCCGCCGAGGCCGCCGCGTTCCTGCGCCGGCTCCCCGGGGCCAACGACCGTTCGGTGCTCTGGGCGGTGCCCGCCGGGCGTACCCTCCGACTGACCTCGCGACCGACGCCGGGCGCCGTCTGCCTGGCCGGCGCGGGCCGGCTCGCGGCCCTGCGCGGCCTGCTCCGGCACGCCCGCACCCTGCGGGTGTACGGGCCACCGGTGCGGGCCGGTTCCCCGGCGGTGGCGAGCACCTGGGAACTCGACACCGGCGCGCTGCGGCTGTCGCTGACCCTCTCCCCCGAGCCCTACCGCGGGTTCTCCGGCGAGGGCGCCGCTCTGCTCGCGCTGGCCGGCGACGAGGTCATCGACGACGCCGAACTGGTCGGCGCCCTGCTCTCCTGGGACCCGACCATCGACGTCGCCGCGTTCGCCGACGCGGCCGGCCTGCCCGACGACCGGGTACGCGCCGCCCTGGCCCAGCTCGGCACCGCTGGGCGGGTCGGCTACGACGTGGCCGACGGCGGGTACTTCCACCGGGTGATGCCGTACGACGCGGGCCGGGCCGAACGGGACAATCCGCGCCTGGTCGGGGCGCGGGCGCTGGTCGAGCGCGGCGCGGTCGAGTGGGCCGACGGGCACGCCACGGTACGCAGCGGCGAGGAGGTCTACCGGGTGCGGCGGCTGCCGGACGGGGCGTACACCTGCTCCTGCCGGTGGTGGGGGCGGCATCAGGGGCAGCGGGGGCCCTGCAAGCACGCGCTGGCCGTGTCGATGGCGACGGCGCCGGCGGAGGGGCCGGCGTGA
- a CDS encoding GNAT family N-acetyltransferase — protein sequence MFALPLTDDAELRPLQPWHADEFLANLDRCREHIAPWVGASFVATDAESARRVLQNYADRWARDDGGIWGIWQRGRLVGGVMFVSFNTTTGVCEAGCWLEPGAEGQGLVTRAARVIINWAIRERGIYRVEWVTKAGNDRSIAVAQRMGMRRDGVLRAAAPGPTGRADMEVWSVLAPEWQA from the coding sequence ATGTTCGCCCTGCCCCTGACCGACGACGCCGAGCTGCGGCCGCTCCAGCCCTGGCACGCCGACGAGTTCCTCGCCAACCTCGACCGCTGCCGGGAGCACATCGCTCCGTGGGTGGGCGCGTCCTTCGTGGCCACCGACGCCGAGTCCGCCCGCCGGGTTCTGCAGAACTACGCCGACCGGTGGGCGCGCGACGACGGCGGCATCTGGGGCATCTGGCAGCGCGGCAGGCTGGTCGGCGGGGTGATGTTCGTGTCGTTCAACACGACCACCGGCGTCTGCGAGGCGGGCTGCTGGCTGGAGCCGGGCGCCGAGGGGCAGGGCCTGGTCACCCGCGCCGCCCGCGTGATCATCAACTGGGCGATCCGGGAGCGGGGCATCTACCGGGTGGAGTGGGTGACCAAGGCCGGCAACGACCGCAGCATCGCCGTCGCACAGCGGATGGGCATGCGCCGCGACGGCGTCCTCCGCGCGGCCGCCCCCGGGCCGACCGGCCGGGCGGACATGGAGGTCTGGTCGGTGCTGGCCCCGGAGTGGCAGGCGTGA
- the pgi gene encoding glucose-6-phosphate isomerase, which yields MAVDVTTTEEWQALRKHAEALRGTHLRELFASDGQRGDRLTGDVADLHVDYSKNLVTDETLRLLAALAERVRLTDRIAAMFAGEHINSTEDRAVLHTALRLPRDASLVVDGQDVVADVHAVLDRMSAFADRVRSGAWRGHTGERIRTVVNIGIGGSDLGPVMAYEALKAYRDAGITCRFVSNIDPTDIHDKTTDLDPASTLFIVVSKTFSTQETLANANQARRWLLAGLDADDSAIARHFVAVSTNEQRVRDFGIDPENMFGFWDWVGGRYSLPSAVGLSVMLAVGPQRFREMLAGYHAVDEHFRATPIERNVPALLGLLNVWYTDFLGAQTHAVLPYAQYLHRFPAYLQQLTMESNGKSVTADGALVAYPTGEIFWGEPGTNGQHAFYQLIHQGTRLIPADFIAFSQPNHDLGDMHDLFMSNFFAQTAALAFGRTREQVEAEGTPADVVPHRLMAGNRPSTSIIAPKLTPSTLGQLIALYEHIVFTEAAVWDINAFDQWGVELGKVMANQLAPKLTGSAPDLDEVDSSTAALIRRYRAQRGQD from the coding sequence ATGGCTGTGGACGTCACCACCACGGAGGAATGGCAGGCCCTGCGCAAGCACGCCGAGGCGTTGCGCGGCACCCACCTGCGGGAGCTGTTCGCCAGCGACGGGCAGCGGGGTGACCGGCTCACCGGCGACGTCGCCGACCTGCACGTGGACTACAGCAAGAACCTGGTCACTGACGAGACGCTACGGCTGCTCGCCGCGCTCGCCGAGCGGGTCCGGCTGACCGACCGGATCGCCGCCATGTTCGCCGGCGAGCACATCAACTCCACCGAGGACCGGGCCGTGCTGCACACCGCGCTGCGCCTGCCCCGCGACGCGTCGCTGGTGGTCGACGGGCAGGACGTGGTCGCCGACGTGCACGCCGTGCTGGACCGGATGTCGGCGTTCGCCGACCGGGTCCGGTCCGGCGCCTGGCGCGGCCACACCGGCGAGCGGATCCGCACCGTGGTCAACATCGGCATCGGCGGCTCCGACCTCGGGCCGGTGATGGCGTACGAGGCGCTGAAGGCGTACCGGGACGCCGGGATCACCTGCCGGTTCGTGTCCAACATCGACCCGACCGACATCCACGACAAGACCACCGACCTGGACCCGGCCAGCACGCTGTTCATCGTGGTCTCCAAGACGTTCTCCACGCAGGAGACCCTGGCCAACGCCAACCAGGCCCGGCGGTGGCTGCTCGCCGGTCTGGACGCGGACGACTCCGCGATCGCCCGGCACTTCGTCGCGGTCAGCACCAACGAGCAACGGGTTCGCGACTTCGGCATCGACCCGGAGAACATGTTCGGCTTCTGGGACTGGGTGGGCGGACGGTACTCGCTGCCGTCGGCGGTCGGGCTGTCGGTGATGCTGGCGGTCGGGCCGCAGCGGTTCCGGGAGATGCTGGCCGGTTACCACGCCGTCGACGAGCACTTCCGCGCCACGCCGATCGAGCGGAACGTGCCGGCGCTGCTCGGCCTGCTGAACGTCTGGTACACCGACTTCCTCGGCGCGCAGACCCACGCCGTGCTGCCGTACGCGCAGTACCTGCACCGGTTCCCGGCGTACCTGCAGCAGCTCACCATGGAGAGCAACGGCAAGTCGGTGACCGCCGACGGCGCCCTGGTGGCGTACCCGACCGGGGAGATCTTCTGGGGCGAGCCCGGCACCAACGGCCAGCACGCCTTCTATCAGCTGATCCACCAGGGGACGCGGCTCATCCCGGCCGACTTCATCGCGTTCAGCCAGCCCAACCACGACCTCGGGGACATGCACGACCTGTTCATGTCGAACTTCTTCGCGCAGACCGCGGCGCTCGCCTTCGGGCGTACCCGGGAGCAGGTCGAGGCGGAGGGCACCCCGGCCGACGTGGTGCCGCACCGGCTGATGGCGGGCAACCGCCCGTCCACCTCGATCATCGCGCCGAAGCTGACTCCGTCGACGTTGGGCCAGCTGATCGCCCTCTACGAGCACATCGTCTTCACCGAGGCGGCGGTCTGGGACATCAACGCGTTCGACCAGTGGGGCGTGGAGCTGGGCAAGGTGATGGCCAACCAGCTCGCGCCGAAGCTGACCGGCAGCGCCCCGGACCTGGACGAGGTGGACTCCTCCACCGCCGCGCTGATCCGCCGCTACCGAGCCCAGCGCGGCCAGGACTGA
- a CDS encoding LVIVD repeat-containing protein produces MFEPIPRGSRRLAITLAATGALLLTAAVAAAPASGATDSTENTDVCESFQAAGDNFAEYCIAEESVNDAAAANAIPGVDEIASSPNIRQIANYPKFGGFAAEGAYNSDLAFQGNYVFAGNYEGFNVFDVSNPTSPQVVSQVVCSGSQGDPSVIGNLLFLAVDQPRTNDSCTSAVGSVTNPAHWEGVRIFDISDKANPKYIKSVRTDCGSHTLTLAPSKDGKTAYVYVQSYSPSASAAYCKTPHDKISIIKVPLDNPTAASVVATPVLFPGTTGANSTSGCHDITVYPDLDLAAGACMGDGVLMDISDREAPRIISQVRDTNFAFWHSATFNNAGNKVIFTDELGGGSGAICTSSYRTNQGADAIYDIVGSGDSRTLVFKSYFKIPRLNTTRENCVAHNGSLIPAMGRDIMVQAWYQGGISVIDFTDSANPVEIAFWERGPLSETRNILGGAWSTYYHNGYIYSNDIQKGLDVIKLDDPRTNNARAIAFAELNVQTQPSYPACTTILTNRQNGGLDIKSGITCLDGVTVNGATKVAPGAGLIAFNSTLNGSVAATGASVVSIVESNVNGSVDAIGATVRDSKVTGSVKTS; encoded by the coding sequence ATGTTCGAACCAATCCCACGAGGAAGCCGAAGGCTGGCCATCACCCTGGCCGCCACAGGCGCCCTTCTCCTCACCGCCGCCGTGGCTGCGGCACCGGCGAGCGGCGCCACCGACTCCACCGAGAACACAGACGTCTGCGAATCGTTCCAGGCCGCCGGAGACAACTTCGCCGAGTACTGCATCGCCGAGGAGTCGGTCAACGACGCGGCCGCCGCGAACGCCATCCCCGGCGTCGACGAGATCGCGAGCAGCCCCAACATCCGGCAGATCGCCAACTACCCGAAGTTCGGCGGATTCGCCGCCGAGGGGGCGTACAACTCGGACCTGGCGTTCCAAGGCAACTATGTCTTCGCGGGCAACTACGAGGGCTTCAACGTCTTTGACGTCAGCAACCCCACCTCGCCTCAGGTGGTCAGCCAGGTGGTCTGCTCCGGCTCGCAGGGCGACCCGTCGGTCATCGGCAACCTGCTGTTCCTCGCGGTCGACCAGCCGCGGACCAACGACTCGTGCACCAGTGCGGTCGGTTCCGTGACCAACCCGGCCCACTGGGAGGGCGTCCGGATCTTCGACATCAGCGACAAGGCGAACCCGAAGTACATCAAGTCGGTCCGCACCGACTGCGGTTCGCACACCCTGACGCTGGCGCCGAGCAAGGACGGCAAGACCGCGTACGTCTACGTGCAGTCGTACAGCCCGTCGGCCAGCGCCGCGTACTGCAAGACGCCGCACGACAAGATCTCGATCATCAAGGTGCCGCTGGACAACCCGACCGCCGCGTCCGTGGTGGCCACCCCGGTTCTCTTCCCGGGAACCACCGGCGCGAACTCCACCAGCGGTTGCCACGACATCACCGTCTACCCGGACCTTGACCTGGCCGCCGGTGCCTGCATGGGCGATGGCGTCCTGATGGACATCTCCGACCGGGAGGCGCCGCGGATCATCAGCCAGGTCCGGGACACGAACTTCGCGTTCTGGCACTCGGCCACGTTCAACAACGCCGGCAACAAGGTCATCTTCACCGACGAACTCGGCGGCGGCAGCGGCGCGATCTGCACCAGCAGCTACCGGACCAACCAGGGCGCGGACGCGATCTACGACATCGTCGGGTCCGGTGACAGCCGTACGCTGGTCTTCAAGAGCTACTTCAAGATCCCGCGGCTGAACACCACCCGCGAGAACTGCGTTGCGCACAACGGCTCGCTGATCCCCGCGATGGGCCGCGACATCATGGTCCAGGCGTGGTACCAGGGCGGCATCTCGGTGATCGACTTCACCGACTCGGCCAACCCGGTCGAGATCGCCTTCTGGGAGCGGGGCCCGCTCTCGGAGACCCGCAACATCCTCGGTGGGGCCTGGTCGACGTACTACCACAACGGATACATCTACTCGAACGACATCCAGAAGGGCCTCGACGTCATCAAGCTGGATGACCCGCGGACGAACAACGCCCGGGCGATCGCGTTCGCTGAGCTGAACGTGCAGACGCAGCCCAGCTACCCGGCCTGCACCACCATTCTGACCAACCGGCAGAACGGTGGGCTCGACATCAAGTCCGGCATCACCTGCCTGGACGGCGTGACCGTCAACGGTGCGACCAAGGTCGCGCCGGGCGCGGGCCTGATCGCCTTCAACTCGACCCTCAACGGCTCGGTCGCCGCGACCGGCGCCTCCGTGGTGTCGATCGTGGAGAGCAACGTGAACGGCTCGGTGGACGCCATCGGCGCCACCGTGCGGGACAGCAAGGTAACCGGATCGGTGAAGACGAGCTGA
- a CDS encoding DUF305 domain-containing protein, translated as MLVELVVLAVVAAGVAAVVWWPDDQPKPAAKASPPAPLALPGAPDATAPVLMPGAPGEPARTLQANEMSPLPRRSHNNADIRFVTMMIPHHEQALVMARLVADRGQNPQLKIIADRILAAQEPEIKMLETWLTDRGLDRNSGGRHQHSMAGMQSAEALARLTAARGADFDRMFVTMMIEHHQGAVDMAAEVLAIGVDGIINEMASSVIAEQTAEINRMREALGAAK; from the coding sequence GTGCTGGTCGAGCTGGTCGTGCTCGCGGTGGTGGCCGCCGGGGTCGCGGCGGTCGTCTGGTGGCCCGACGATCAGCCGAAACCGGCGGCGAAGGCGAGCCCGCCGGCACCGCTCGCCCTGCCTGGTGCGCCCGACGCGACCGCGCCGGTGTTGATGCCCGGGGCTCCCGGTGAGCCGGCGAGAACCCTCCAGGCCAACGAGATGTCGCCCCTGCCGCGCCGGTCGCACAACAACGCCGACATCCGGTTCGTGACGATGATGATTCCGCATCACGAGCAGGCGCTCGTGATGGCCAGGCTGGTGGCGGACCGGGGGCAGAACCCGCAACTCAAGATCATCGCCGACCGGATCCTGGCGGCCCAGGAACCGGAGATCAAGATGCTGGAGACCTGGCTGACGGACCGCGGCCTGGACCGGAACTCTGGCGGCCGCCACCAGCACAGCATGGCCGGCATGCAGTCAGCGGAGGCCTTGGCGCGTCTCACCGCCGCCCGCGGCGCCGACTTCGACCGGATGTTCGTCACCATGATGATCGAGCATCATCAGGGTGCGGTCGACATGGCGGCCGAAGTGCTGGCGATCGGGGTCGACGGCATCATCAACGAGATGGCCAGCAGCGTCATCGCGGAGCAGACTGCCGAGATCAACCGGATGCGCGAGGCGCTGGGCGCCGCGAAGTAG
- a CDS encoding RNA 2'-phosphotransferase, which yields MDHRDLVRVSKKMSFALRHRPDRFGLTLDRAGWVPVADLLAALRISRADLDAVVAGNDKQRFAVERGPDGVDRIRANQGHSLPVDLGLTPIPPPDRLYHGTSDDVLPAIRVEGLRRGRRHHVHLSPDVETARRVGARRGGEVVVLTVDAAAMADNGYVFYRSPNGVWLTDAVPAAYLHT from the coding sequence GTGGATCATCGTGACCTCGTCCGGGTGAGCAAGAAGATGTCCTTCGCGCTGCGGCACCGCCCGGACCGGTTCGGCCTGACACTCGACCGGGCCGGCTGGGTGCCGGTCGCGGACCTGCTCGCCGCGCTGCGGATCAGCCGCGCCGACCTGGACGCCGTGGTCGCCGGCAACGACAAGCAGCGCTTCGCCGTCGAGCGTGGTCCCGACGGCGTCGACCGGATCCGGGCCAACCAAGGCCATTCCCTCCCGGTCGACCTCGGCCTGACGCCCATCCCGCCGCCGGACCGGCTCTATCACGGTACGAGCGACGACGTCCTGCCCGCGATCCGCGTCGAGGGGCTGCGCCGGGGCCGCCGGCACCACGTACACCTGTCACCGGACGTGGAGACCGCCCGCCGGGTCGGGGCTCGCCGCGGTGGCGAGGTGGTCGTGCTGACCGTGGACGCCGCGGCGATGGCCGACAACGGCTACGTCTTCTACCGCAGCCCCAACGGCGTCTGGCTCACCGACGCCGTCCCCGCCGCCTACCTGCACACCTGA